CTTTCTGTTTTTTTAAAAATTTTATTTTTTCGGTTATTTAGAATAAATCATTGTTTGAGTTACACGCTCATTTCCAGTACGAATTTCAGCGATATACAGTCCATTTTTAACTTTGTTTTGATTTACATTCCATACATATTGGTGTTTTCCGATTCCATAAGAAGACAAATCAACTTTTTCAATTACACGACCGACTGCATCATAGATAGTAAGCATTGCAGCAGAAGAGTTTTTTAATTCAAAACTAATTGTAGTTTGAGTGTTGAAAGGATTTGGAAAAGAAGGCATTAATTTAATAGATTCTATTTTATTCTCGTTAATAGGATTTGTTGCATCTGCCAATGTATGTAAAACACCATCTACAACAGCAATACTTGTAACTAAAGACTTGCTAAAGTTTCCGTTTTCAGCTTGAATAGAAATACTATAAATACCTTCATTTAATTTATCATTTACAGTAGCTCTAAATTGTCCATTTTTTTGGCTACTTTGATTAAATTCTAATACAACTGCTTTTTGTGTCTTTACATCATTTGAAGTAAGTGTCATTGTTCCTGTTACTTTTGCACCTTGTGTATTGATTCCTAACTCATTCAAAAGAGAAATATTCAAGTTGATTGTTTCTCCAACATTGTAGTAATACTTTTTATCATTCAAATCACTTGTCATACGAAGACCAACGCCTTCACTTGCAGTAACTAAAGCTACAAAAGCACTTTTAGATTCAATAGAATATGTTCCTACTTGAGGGTTTTCTATCTTAATTGTTGTAGCAAAGCCACCTAACAAATCATTTGCTTTTTCAGAAATACGTAGCACTTTAGGATTTACTTTTTCGCCATTTGGAGCTGTTATTACAAATTCTTCATTTTCATTTAAAGAATGAATGTCTAACATCGTTTCTGTTACACCTTCTTCTACCATAAAATTACGACTTGTTTTTTCAGAGCTAAGAATTTGCACCCTACTTTCAACAACTGCATTTGGATTAGTAAGTATCTCAGTATCTATTGGTTTAGCTTCTACTTTAGAAAGAGAATAAGGCAAATTACTTTTAATAGTACTCCACATAGAATAACCTTGTTGTACTTCAAGATGATTGTAATTTGTTCTCCAGTTTCCAAATCCACTAAGTAAAGTTGTCGAATTTGGACGCTTTGAACTTTTATAAGTAACAACACCATCATTTCCACCTGTAAATGCACTACCACCATTTAGGTCAAGATACGCACCTGGAACTGCAAGAAGAATACCATATCCCCAAGCACCTACTGTACGAAATTTTGCTTTAGAGTAATTTGGGTTATTAGCTGTCTGAGAACGAAAATAACTAGCATAACCTGTTTGAAGACAGTTAGTAGCATCATTTACTTGCCCAAAAACACTTGATAACCAAGAAACCCAGTTACTTTGAGCCAAATCCGCTAAAGGAGTTCCAAAATGAGGAGTGCTAAGCGTAATTACACGTTCTACTTTTGTATGTGCGCCATAATGTACTACTGCTGCATCTGTATCCAAACCACCTTTACTATGTGCTACCACTACTACTTTATTTACACCAAGATTATTTGTAATTGTGCCAAGCATGTTACTAAAAAGCTGACCATTTACCCACATATCTTTATCAGGATGTACAGAAACGAATGCTGTACGATAGCCATCATTAAATGCTTTTGTGTACATATCATTTAAAATCCACCATGAACTAGCACGAGAAAAATAACCATGAATGAAAACGATTACAGGAGAACCTGCTCTAAGATTAGATGGAGTTGCACCATAATAAATGTTACCTGCATCACTTATGCCACTTCCCAAAAGACTTCCAGAAACACTAGTCATTTGTGTAGGTGCAACAAGATTGTTTTCTTGAATTTGCTGAGCAACTGCTCCAAAACTAAGAAGTAAGAAAACGAAAAATGTAACGAGAGATTTTAAAATTTTTTTCATAATAAAGGGAATATTAATTGTTTGTGTATAAAATTTGAAACTTACTCTAGTTTGTTTTAATACTTACTGAATAAGTTACATTAGAGGTTAATTAATTGAATTAATGAGTATAGTTATTTTTTAAAATTATATACCTTGATTATCATTCATTTATTTAAACTCAATATAGTATGCGTGCATAACTATAACACAAATAAAGTGTATAACTTTCTGATTTGCAAGTGTTTAGTAATAATTTTTTTTGTGCTTGTTAATAGTAAAGCTATCTTTTTTATAAAAAAAATACAATTTAGGAAGTTGATTTTTTTAATCAACATTGTATTAACGCAACTCAAAAGCACTAATAAAACATACAAGAGAAGGTTTTATGAAAAAATAGGCTATTTTTAGTTAATTTAATTAATTGCATTGAATTTTCTTTAAAAAGTGCAATAAAAAAATGTAGTTTATTTTTATTTTTTTCAATTATTTAAAATAAAAAAAGGGTGTTTTCTATCTTTACGATAGAAAACACCCTTTTTTAAGGCAATATGTAATTAATTATTTGGTAAGGAAAATATCTTTTAAATATGATTTCATTTCGCCCATTTACTTCAAGTGCTTAAGGTACAAGTGCAAACTTATAAATCACTTCTGAATTTCCTTCATTTCTGCCTAAAATCATAGTGGTTGGAGTCAATTCTATAATACGTGCATTGTTAGGAAAAACATCTACTCTGAAAAATTTCAGATAACGGTCATTGGCAACAAACTCCCATCTTCCTTTTGTATCTAGTTCTCCATTTCTTATTGTTCCACCATCAAAAACACAGTTATAGGTAGTTGTTCCTTCATTTTGTGTTTCTCTAAAGAAAGTAAGCGTGTTATCTTTTTCATGATTTTTAATCAATTCCGCACCATCAGCACCTAATTTAATAGAAGTAAATTTCCATTTTTTTGATACTTGTCCTGTTAGAAGATC
This is a stretch of genomic DNA from Bernardetia sp. MNP-M8. It encodes these proteins:
- a CDS encoding T9SS type A sorting domain-containing protein, encoding MKKILKSLVTFFVFLLLSFGAVAQQIQENNLVAPTQMTSVSGSLLGSGISDAGNIYYGATPSNLRAGSPVIVFIHGYFSRASSWWILNDMYTKAFNDGYRTAFVSVHPDKDMWVNGQLFSNMLGTITNNLGVNKVVVVAHSKGGLDTDAAVVHYGAHTKVERVITLSTPHFGTPLADLAQSNWVSWLSSVFGQVNDATNCLQTGYASYFRSQTANNPNYSKAKFRTVGAWGYGILLAVPGAYLDLNGGSAFTGGNDGVVTYKSSKRPNSTTLLSGFGNWRTNYNHLEVQQGYSMWSTIKSNLPYSLSKVEAKPIDTEILTNPNAVVESRVQILSSEKTSRNFMVEEGVTETMLDIHSLNENEEFVITAPNGEKVNPKVLRISEKANDLLGGFATTIKIENPQVGTYSIESKSAFVALVTASEGVGLRMTSDLNDKKYYYNVGETINLNISLLNELGINTQGAKVTGTMTLTSNDVKTQKAVVLEFNQSSQKNGQFRATVNDKLNEGIYSISIQAENGNFSKSLVTSIAVVDGVLHTLADATNPINENKIESIKLMPSFPNPFNTQTTISFELKNSSAAMLTIYDAVGRVIEKVDLSSYGIGKHQYVWNVNQNKVKNGLYIAEIRTGNERVTQTMIYSK